The following are encoded together in the Drosophila takahashii strain IR98-3 E-12201 chromosome X, DtakHiC1v2, whole genome shotgun sequence genome:
- the Mybbp1A gene encoding myb-binding protein 1A: protein MKAKVDKSIANGGAAKAKAKGERKRAKSLKSEEEVDAGRPAKLAKLPKKEKPSEEPAEEKENTPSNGHQLKVSQINKAVFGVFKKIQASPLTQKMINSLVVLLRDDTDAEQRTATSCYVLKRLIRSTGADDLKAVSLAASYIHCILSAVPAIDALEVLDTLKRDLAVGSQQRGKEDSLAAVGQLVTAFCILQTPQFAKGEAKLVASVYQILASQLKGREYLVSMCADILADSFKQLPADIFEEHVWPLLQPQLNKPLAGLKVNTYDLLLAVHLTYPSILSREQLIGSLWPKKAAFGQLFELYFSGSTIHSDGVYARLAIFLAQGGKDLLAAWQQFTDAKQPLKMNAQKACVIQVLGHVLLNVQPKEEQHILQVFTPTCVQFLLQELSALKGDKSEARKPSQQELREICLKFEGALVLSFEKQLQSEELKLQLLLKFLEQRLQLEAVTSLPRFGQQLINQLSAESLQKLYDYYSDLLGSLADEDRVSRVHCLNQMQIILQHAKLDQEAKWRQKQLRHLLLAGLFHLDADRKPCEAAKASAFSRQCAERCEEIFLGSLLHKCSGLPALCQLLHKTLSYLTKELGKPEAESKLRSPRDEGLQKAWKQVEKLLAKPAEESDIVGQTFEALILFVSLALCTRIPLSVSVLEDLIICRKNALEKSKKKANEELKWQDVLTDALLQLLLQTGHFWREFVNLVGTALVPHLEQANLEQILEVLNMNRNPLSKKDEGEEESDEESEEEAPEDSSEEEDDEEEEDEEEDEDDEESHLAQIRESVRQALVNDGDADEDGASSVDWNDVDEEQGARLNAALEQSFQLFRPKSRKAQEKERPTKSERIDNTSLLHFRIRALDLLELFVAKKPTQSVILDVLHCVFQVYRHCSGDTKLQSLREASLKLLKKLLAKNIEFAEQQDTSPILEAIEQLMASGEEQSEEDQEGGKQQSSINRQAKGEVAIWRDKCFAYLVSQGSAAGEPKQSAVWPLLVEFLQLWVTRRRSRLSLASFEALFQSGQWQGVAPLSVVLASHLDVKKTRSFRRAQILKLLGEQFRRLEAALKDNSASGKEFEKHLTRYVQQLETEEASSPKELKLLQKILAQGGPKRQKLLERIQVVVRKPQEAMEVEEDEEEKSAEEEQQKTKKKANKKPKKKV from the exons ATGAAGGCCAAGGTGGACAAAAGCATAGCGAATGGTGGAGCAGCCAAGGCAAAGGCCAAGGGGGAGCGCAAACGGGCGAAATCCCTGAAatccgaggaggaggtggacgcGGGCAGACCGGCCAAGTTGGCCAAGCTGCCCAAGAAGGAGAAGCCATCGGAGGAGCCCgccgaggagaaggagaacaCGCCGAGCAATGGCCACCAGCTGAAGGTGTCCCAGATCAACAAGGCCGTCTTCGGGGTCTTCAAGAAGATCCAGGCCAGTCCGCTGACCCAGAAGATGATCAACtcgctggtggtgctgctgcgcGATGACACGGATGCGGAGCAG CGCACTGCCACCAGTTGCTATGTCCTGAAGCGCCTGATTCGTTCCACGGGAGCAGATGACCTCAAGGCGGTCAGCCTGGCCGCCAGCTATATCCACTGCATCCTCAGCGCCGTGCCCGCCATCGATGCCCTGGAGGTTCTGGACACTTTGAAGCGGGATCTGGCCGTGGGCAGTCAGCAGCGGGGCAAGGAGGACTCCCTGGCCGCCGTGGGCCAGTTGGTAACCGCCTTTTGCATCCTGCAGACGCCGCAGTTCGCCAAGGGAGAGGCCAAACTGGTGGCATCCGTCTACCAGATCCTGGCCAGCCAGCTGAAGGGCCGCGAGTACCTGGTGTCCATGTGTGCGGACATCCTGGCGGACTCTTTCAAGCAG CTTCCTGCTGACATCTTCGAGGAGCACGTGTGGCCGCTGCTGCAGCCGCAGCTAAACAAGCCACTGGCTGGTTTAAAGGTCAACACCTACGACCTTCTGCTGGCCGTTCACCTCACCTATCCCTCTATTCTGTCACGCGAGCAGCTGATCGGCAGCTTGTGGCCCAAGAAGGCGGCGTTTGGGCAGCTCTTCGAGCTCTACTTCTCCGGCTCCACCATCCACAGCGATGGGGTGTACGCCAGACTGGCCATTTTCCTGGCGCAGGGCGGCAAGGACTTGCTGGCCGCCTGGCAGCAGTTCACCGATGCCAAGCAGCCGCTGAAAATGAATGCACAAAAGGCCTGCGTGATCCAGGTACTAGGTCACGTACTACTCAACGTTCAGCCGAAGGAGGAGCAGCACATCTTGCAGGTTTTCACGCCCACTTGTGTGCAGTTCCTGCTGCAGGAGCTGTCGGCGCTGAAGGGCGATAAGAGTGAGGCCAGGAAGCCCTCGCAACAGGAGCTGCGCGAGATCTGCCTTAAGTTCGAGGGAGCCCTGGTCCTGAGCTTCGAGAAGCAGTTGCAAAGCGAGGAGCTcaagctgcagctgctgctgaagTTCCTGGAGCAGCGACTGCAGCTGGAGGCGGTGACCAGCCTGCCGCGTTTCGGCCAGCAGCTGATCAACCAACTGAGCGCCGAGAGCCTCCAGAAACTGTACGATTACTACAGCGATTTGCTGGGTTCTCTGGCGGATGAGGACCGCGTGAGCCGAGTGCACTGCCTCAACCAGATGCAGATAATCCTGCAGCACGCAAAGCTGGACCAGGAGGCCAAGTGGCGTCAGAAGCAGTTGCGCCACCTGCTGCTTGCCGGCCTCTTCCACTTGGATGCCGATCGGAAGCCCTGTGAGGCCGCCAAGGCCAGCGCCTTCAGTCGCCAGTGTGCGGAGCGCTGCGAGGAGATCTTCCTGGGCTCCCTGCTGCACAAGTGCTCCGGTCTGCCGGCTCTCTGCCAGCTGCTCCACAAGACCTTGAGTTACCTGACCAAGGAGCTTGGCAAGCCGGAGGCGGAGAGCAAGCTGCGTTCGCCCAGAGATGAGGGCCTGCAGAAGGCCTGGAAACAGGTGGAGAAGCTGCTGGCGAAGCCCGCCGAGGAGTCGGACATCGTGGGCCAAACCTTCGAGGCGCTCATCCTGTTTGTTTCCCTGGCTTTGTGCACGAGAATTCCCCTGTCTGTTAGCGTCTTGGAGGATCTGATTATTTGCAGGAAGAACGCGCTGGAGAAGAGCAAGAAGAAA GCCAACGAGGAGCTCAAGTGGCAGGATGTGCTCACAGATgccctgctgcagctgctcctgcaaACGGGGCACTTCTGGCGCGAGTTCGTCAACCTGGTGGGCACTGCCCTGGTTCCCCACCTCGAGCAGGCCAACCTGGAGCAGATTCTCGAGGTGCTCAACATGAACAGGAATCCGCTGAGCAAGAAGGACGAGGGCGAAGAGGAGAGCGACGAGGAGAGCGAGGAGGAAGCCCCAGAAGATTccagcgaggaggaggatgatgaagaggaggaggatgaggaggaagATGAGGACGATGAGGAGTCCCACTTGGCCCAAATCCGCGAGAGCGTTCGTCAGGCTCTGGTCAACGATGGCGACGCCGACGAGGACGGCGCCAGCAGCGTGGACTGGAACGATGTGGACGAGGAGCAGGGCGCCCGCCTGAATGCTGCCTTGGAGCAATCCTTCCAGCTGTTCCGACCCAAGTCGCGCAAGGCGCAGGAGAAGGAGCGACCCACCAAGTCGGAGCGCATCGACAACACAAGTCTGCTGCACTTCCGCATTCGCGCACTGGACTTACTCGAGCTTTTCGTGGCCAAGAAACCCACTCAATCGGTGATTCTGGACGTGCTGCATTGCGTTTTCCAGGTGTACCGTCACTGCAGCGGCGACACCAAGCTGCAATCCCTGCGCGAGGCGAGTTTGAAGCTGCTCAAGAAGCTGCTGGCCAAGAACATTGAATTCGCGGAGCAGCAGGACACTTCACCCATTCTGGAGGCCATCGAGCAGCTGATGGCCAGCGGAGAGGAGCAGTCGGAGGAGGATCAGGAGGGAGGCAAGCAGCAGAGCAGCATTAACCGGCAGGCCAAGGGAGAGGTGGCCATTTGGCGGGACAAGTGCTTCGCCTACCTGGTCAGCCAGGGATCGGCAGCCGGGGAGCCCAAGCAGAGTGCCGTTTGGCCGCTGCTCGTCGAGTTCCTGCAGCTCTGGGTGACCCGTCGGCGCAGTCGCCTCTCGCTGGCCAGTTTCGAGGCCCTCTTCCAGTCGGGTCAATGGCAGGGAGTGGCTCCTCTCTCCGTTGTCCTGGCCTCCCACTTGGATGTGAAGAAGACGCGCAGCTTCCGGCGGGCGCAGATCCTCAAGCTCCTCGGCGAGCAGTTCCGACGACTCGAGGCGGCTCTCAAGGATAACAGTGCGTCTGGCAAGGAGTTCGAGAAGCATTTAACCAGATATGTGCAGCAACTGGAGACGGAGGAGGCCAGCAGTCCCAAGGAGCTGAAGCTGCTGCAGAAGATACTGGCCCAGGGTGGCCCCAAGCGGCAGAAGCTGCTGGAGAGGATTCAGGTGGTGGTTAGGAAGCCTCAGGAAGCCATGGAGGTGGAGGAAGATGAGGAGGAGAAGTCAGCAGAGGAGGAACAACAGAAAACTAAAAAGAAGGCCAACaaaaagccgaagaaaaagGTCTGA
- the Seipin gene encoding seipin isoform X1 yields MNFLLRFVVFCLDPLGLGRRFLIRPALNLGWNVYDRVRSKADEKVGTVRELVLRLGLIAFAVVLIIWLAVFMYAAFYYVYMPAISHTRPVHMQFKTCLETSTPCTFPHAHVSLTKKQQLLMVGQAYKVIVNIDMPESPQNLELGMFMVCAEMRDYDSMLRGHSCRSAMMRYRSPLIRMISTWALSPLYVLGWKEEFQQVPVEIFSRYLEERQHPITDVYVEIQSQKIQFYTVTLHIVADFTGLRYIMFNWPVLSAIVAISTNLFFILVVFLLSWYHWSDAKWLHSVQIKYARLTKSLEPGVVRASSKASSLRDDDDDLLAYGDKSDIADVGGDTLSDVDAEADDLVLVKKSASGKTDSQDALRKRHGKKTTADH; encoded by the exons ATGAACTTCCTGCTGCGCTTCGTGGTCTTCTGCCTGGACCCTCTGGGCCTGGGCCGCCGCTTCCTCATCCGCCCGGCCCTCAATCTCGGCTGGAACGTGTACGATCGTGTCCGCAGCAAGGCCGACGAGAAGGTGGGCACCGTGCGGGAGCTGGTCCTCCGGCTGGGACTCATCGCCTTCGCCGTCGTCCTCATCATCTGGCTGGCGGTCTTCATGTACGCCGCCTTCTACTACGTCTACATGCCGGCCATATCGCACACACGACCCGTCCACATGCAATTCAA AACCTGCCTGGAGACCAGCACGCCCTGCACCTTCCCGCACGCCCACGTCTCGCTGACGAAGAAGCAACAGCTGCTGATGGTGGGCCAGGCCTACAAGGTGATCGTGAACATCGACATGCCGGAGTCGCCGCAGAACCTGGAGCTGGGCATGTTCATGGTGTGCGCCGAGATGCGGGACTACGACTCGATGCTCCGGGGCCACTCCTGCCGCTCGGCCATGATGCGCTACCGGTCGCCCCTGATCCGCATGATCTCCACGTGGGCGCTGAGTCCGCTGTACGTGCTCGGCTGGAAGGAGGAGTTCCAGCAGGTGCCCGTGGAGATATTCTCGCGCTACCTGGAGGAGCGGCAGCATCCCATCACGGATGTCTACGTGGAGATCCAGTCGCAGAAGATCCAGTTCTACACGGTGACCCTCCACATAGTGGCCGATTTTACCGGTCTGCGGTACATCATGTTCAACTGGCCCGTGCTGTCGGCCATAGTGG CCATTAGCACCAATCTATTCTTTATACTGGTCGTCTTTCTGCTCAGCTGGTACCACTGGTCCGACGCCAAGTGGCTGCACAGCGTGCAAATCAAGTACGCCCGGCTCACGAAGTCGCTGGAGCCCGGCGTAGTCCGCGCCTCCTCCAAGGCGAGCAGCCTGCGGGATGACGACGATGACTTGCTCGCCTACGGTGACAAGTCCGACATTGCGGACGTGGGCGGAGACACACTGAGCGACGTGGATGCGGAGGCGGATGATCTGGTGCTGGTCAAGAAGTCGGCCAGTGGCAAGACGGACTCCCAGGATGCGCTGCGAAAGCGTCACGGGAAGAAGACCACCGCGGATCACTGA
- the Seipin gene encoding seipin isoform X2 codes for MQFKTCLETSTPCTFPHAHVSLTKKQQLLMVGQAYKVIVNIDMPESPQNLELGMFMVCAEMRDYDSMLRGHSCRSAMMRYRSPLIRMISTWALSPLYVLGWKEEFQQVPVEIFSRYLEERQHPITDVYVEIQSQKIQFYTVTLHIVADFTGLRYIMFNWPVLSAIVAISTNLFFILVVFLLSWYHWSDAKWLHSVQIKYARLTKSLEPGVVRASSKASSLRDDDDDLLAYGDKSDIADVGGDTLSDVDAEADDLVLVKKSASGKTDSQDALRKRHGKKTTADH; via the exons ATGCAGTTCAA AACCTGCCTGGAGACCAGCACGCCCTGCACCTTCCCGCACGCCCACGTCTCGCTGACGAAGAAGCAACAGCTGCTGATGGTGGGCCAGGCCTACAAGGTGATCGTGAACATCGACATGCCGGAGTCGCCGCAGAACCTGGAGCTGGGCATGTTCATGGTGTGCGCCGAGATGCGGGACTACGACTCGATGCTCCGGGGCCACTCCTGCCGCTCGGCCATGATGCGCTACCGGTCGCCCCTGATCCGCATGATCTCCACGTGGGCGCTGAGTCCGCTGTACGTGCTCGGCTGGAAGGAGGAGTTCCAGCAGGTGCCCGTGGAGATATTCTCGCGCTACCTGGAGGAGCGGCAGCATCCCATCACGGATGTCTACGTGGAGATCCAGTCGCAGAAGATCCAGTTCTACACGGTGACCCTCCACATAGTGGCCGATTTTACCGGTCTGCGGTACATCATGTTCAACTGGCCCGTGCTGTCGGCCATAGTGG CCATTAGCACCAATCTATTCTTTATACTGGTCGTCTTTCTGCTCAGCTGGTACCACTGGTCCGACGCCAAGTGGCTGCACAGCGTGCAAATCAAGTACGCCCGGCTCACGAAGTCGCTGGAGCCCGGCGTAGTCCGCGCCTCCTCCAAGGCGAGCAGCCTGCGGGATGACGACGATGACTTGCTCGCCTACGGTGACAAGTCCGACATTGCGGACGTGGGCGGAGACACACTGAGCGACGTGGATGCGGAGGCGGATGATCTGGTGCTGGTCAAGAAGTCGGCCAGTGGCAAGACGGACTCCCAGGATGCGCTGCGAAAGCGTCACGGGAAGAAGACCACCGCGGATCACTGA
- the brv3 gene encoding polycystin-2-like protein 1 gives MGAKKCHYAMFAITVVIIIACLILITIFAGWEHEVVKFKTMLVSMVIVLMFQYLLGDPLKFVVLSIDRTFWPPKVYVPPMSDKEHKHDRRDFVKQRLGRQKSNLMLSSQYRNWKLNEQYKMIAHDLLTYGQYFLCLTVMVLVTRDETLYHNTRIIKDLFMNNHTDYTGLREVYFLNQLYDFIESTLVVAFNSNTSTGTGAPGWVHAEQTVLLGVIRLRQLRLSTPEMGLNKPQFSELYYMPDWQLPYRRLHYAEKYWRIYEPWIPITVSFEFLDALIMNFDHVGYLNSYPELLGYVSLLARSTANSMKVLDYLNEYHWLTLNTSAVFIDFTLYNADVNLFSICTLRVEKTPFGGLVPEVQVDSAKLLDNVDQMPYSGLLALLIYVVVFIQFSQTLAVRLWYEPRLLKSIWNRLDLCIFLINVMVVVMVVLREALVANMMKKVEGASKMEFIDFRRPARLHQLTTITIGFLICITTLRLWRVMQFSSVFELFTRTLYLAWAAVVSTAIAIIIFLMGFCFAAVTINGNNSVNFNNFLKSMVMCMCFTFGFSAQVKPTDLFHGGRWLGMVLYGVLAFVIIVLLINVFVSLINDYFTVAKTVRDSQKDHRINFFDFLRVEFSGFFRCFQNLPCWRRHYVRNNRTVAQNVNRKLNEMDARREMRQRQRRGYQVIHRQSDADAQLAYKDRGERIINVGNILNTQLTLLSMLLFDEDEVEEQVQPEQQDAEANAAGDGGADGATEPQKKKNQDEADA, from the exons ATGGGTGCGAAAAAGTGTCATTATGCCATGTTTGCGATAACGGTGGTCATAATAATAGCCTGCCTGATCCTGATCACGATATTCGCCGGCTGGGAGCACGAGGTGGTCAAGTTCAAGACCATGCTGGTCAGCATGGTGATAGTGCTGATGTTCCAGTACCTCCTGGGGGACCCGCTCAAGTTCGTGGTCCTGTCCATAGACAGGACCTTCTGGCCGCCGAAGGTCTACGTGCCGCCGATGAGCGACAAGGAGCACAAGCACGATCGCAGGGACTTCGTGAAGCAGCGCCTGGGCAGGCAGAAGTCCAACCTGATGCTGTCCTCGCAGTACAGGAACTGGAAGCTCAACGAGCAGTACAAGATGATTGCCCACGACCTGCTCACCTACGGCCAGTACTTCCTCTGCCTGACCGTCATGGTCCTGGTGACGCGCGACGAGACGCTCTACCACAACACCAGGATCATCAAGGACCTGTTCATGAACAACCACACGGACTACACGGGCCTCAGGGAGGTGTACTTCCTGAACCAGCTGTACGACTTCATTGAGTCCACGCTGGTGGTAGCCTTCAACTCGAACACGAGCACTGGAACCGGAGCCCCCGGCTGGGTTCACGCGGAGCAAACGGTCCTCCTGGGCGTGATTCGACTGCGCCAGCTGCGCCTGAGCACTCCGGAAATGGGTCTCAATAAGCCGCAGTTCTCCGAGCTGTACTACATGCCCGACTGGCAGCTGCCGTACCGCCGACTGCACTACGCCGAAAAGTATTGGCGCATCTACGAGCCCTGGATCCCGATAACGGTCAGCTTCGAGTTCCTCGACGCCCTGATCATGAACTTCGACCACGTGGGCTACCTCAATAGCTATCCGGAGCTGTTGGGCTACGTCAGTCTGCTGGCCCGCAGCACGGCGAACAGCATGAAG GTTTTAGACTACCTCAACGAGTACCATTGGCTCACGCTGAACACCTCGGCGGTGTTCATCGACTTCACGCTTTACAATGCGGACGTGAATCTGTTCAGCATCTGCACGCTGCGGGTGGAGAAGACCCCCTTCGGCGGCCTGGTGCCGGAGGTCCAGGTGGACAGCGCCAAGCTGCTGGACAACGTGGACCAGATGCCCTACTCGGGCCTGCTGGCCCTGCTCATCTACGTGGTGGTCTTCATCCAGTTCTCTCAGACGCTGGCCGTCCGCCTCTGGTACGAGCCGCGCCTGCTGAAGAGCATTTGGAACCGGCTGGATCTGTGCATCTTCCTGATCAACGTGATGGTCGTGGTGATGGTGGTGCTGCGCGAGGCGCTGGTGGCCAACATGATGAAGAAGGTCGAGGGGGCGAGCAAGATGGAGTTCATTGACTTCCGGCGCCCGGCGCGACTGCATCAGTTGACCACGATCACGATTGGATTCCTGATCTGCATAACCACGCTGCGTCTGTGGCGGGTCATGCAGTTCTCCAGCGTCTTCGAGCTCTTCACCCGAACGCTCTACTTGGCCTGGGCCGCGGTGGTCAGCACGGCCATTGCCATCATCATATTCCTCATGGGCTTCTGCTTCGCCGCCGTGACCATAAACGGCAACAACAGCGTTAACTTCAACAACTTCCTCAAAAGCATGGTGATGTGCATGTGCTTCACCTTCGGCTTCAGTGCCCAGGTGAAGCCCACGGATCTCTTCCACGGCGGTCGCTGGCTGGGCATGGTGCTGTACGGCGTCCTGGCCTTCGTCATCATCGTGCTGCTGATCAATGTCTTTGTCTCCCTGATCAACGACTACTTCACCGTGGCCAAGACGGTGAGGGACTCGCAGAAGGACCATCGCATCAACTTCTTTGACTTTCTGCGCGTCGAGTTCTCTGGCTTCTTCCGCTGCTTCCAGAATTTACCCTGCTGGCGGCGACACTATGTCCGCAATAATCGCACGGTGGCCCAGAATGTCAACCGGAAGCTGAACGAAATGGATGCGAGGCGGGAGATGAGGCAGCGCCAGCGACGTGGCTACCAGGTGATCCATCGGCAGTCGGATGCCGATGCCCAGTTGGCGTACAAGGATCGCGGCGAGAGAATAATCAACGTGGGCAACATCCTGAACACTCAGCTAACGCTGCTCAGCATGCTCCTTTTTGACGAAGATGAAGTGGAGGAGCAAGTGCAGCCGGAGCAGCAGGACGCTGAAGCGAATGCAGCTGGAGATGGAGGCGCAGATGGAGCCACAGAGCCGCAGAAAAAGAAGAACCAGGATGAGGCTGATGCTTAA
- the Tsp3A gene encoding tetraspanin-33, producing MSNYRYQGGGIGGGGVAGGRGYSGIEVHEVMHPHHFTYVSQCVKYMIFLLNFMFWLFGGLLLGIGIYAFKDKWEEANGSVRLENFYDVFLNISLVMILAGMVIFLVSFFGCLGALRENTFLLKAYSVCLLLFFLLEMAIAIICFVCPQYMNTFLEKQFTDKIIHSYRDDPDLQNFIDFAQQEFKCCGLSNAGYQDWSKNEYFNCSSPSVEKCGVPYSCCINATDISSGLVNIMCGYGVQETQVPEARKRIWTSGCIEVMRIWAEHNLYVIAGNALGIALIQLLVIYLAKTLEGQIELQKSRWAA from the exons ATGAGCAACTACCGTTATCAGGGGGGCGGCATCgggggcgggggcgtggccgggggACGCGGCTACAGCGGAATCGAGGTGCACGAGGTGATGCATCCGCACCACTTCACCTACGTGAGCCAGTGCGTCAAGTACATGATCTTCCTGCTGAACTTCATGTTCTGGCTGTTCGGCGGCCTGCTGCTGGGCATCGGGATCTACGCCTTCAAGGACAAGTGGGAGGAAGCGAACGGGTCGGTGCGGCTGGAGAACTTCTACGACGTCTTCCTCAACATCTCGCTGGTGATGATCCTGGCCGGCATGGTCATCTTCCTGGTCAGCTTCTTTGGCTGCCTGGGCGCCCTGCGCGAGAACACCTTCCTGCTGAAGGCCTACTCCGTCTGCCTGCTGCTCTTCTTCCTCCTGGAGATGGCCATCG CCATCATTTGCTTCGTCTGTCCGCAGTACATGAACACCTTTCTGGAGAAACAGTTCACGGACAAGATCATCCACTCGTATCGCGACGATCCGGATTTGCAGAACTTCATCGACTTTGCCCAGCAGGAATTCAAGTGCTGTGGTCTCAGCAACGCGGGCTACCAGGATTGGA GCAAAAACGAGTACTTCAACTGCAGCTCGCCGTCGGTGGAAAAGTGCGGAGTGCCCTACAGCTGCTGCATCAATGCCACCGATATATCCTCCGGCCTGGTGAACATCATGTGCGGCTACGGCGTCCAGGAGACCCAGGTGCCGGAGGCCAGGAAACGGATCTGGACCAGCGGCTGCATCGAGGTCATGCGGATCTGGGCCGAGCACAATCTGTACGTGATCGCCGGCAATGCTCTGGGCATCGCACTCATCCAGCTGCTGGTCATCTATTTGGCCAAGACGCTGGAGGGCCAAATCGAGCTGCAGAAGTCGCGCTGGGCGGCGTGA